A segment of the Candidatus Korarchaeota archaeon NZ13-K genome:
AAGCAGCATCGGCCTCCCGTGCAGGGATTCGAGCTTCCCCCTCGTCGCGACTATCACGATGTTCTCCCTTCCCACCCTCCTGATGACCTCGGGACTGATCTGCTGATTCCCCCTCCCGAAAACGTAGCCCTGGCCGCCTATCGGTGTGACCACGATCTTCGCCCTCCTCCCCGAGATGAGCTCCAGTATCTGCCTCTCATTCAGATCCTTCCCAATAAGCCTCCCGTTCAGGATGGCATCGACGCCCAGTGGACTGAAGTCCAGGCCAAGAGCCCTCATAACCTCCTTGGTCGTGCTGCCCGGCCCTACCAGGTAGATCACATCCCCCTCCATCGTCTCGAGGAGCTCCGCCGCTATGGCCTCCCTATCGTGGCTCTCGGAGTGGGAGGAGGGGATCTTACCACCCGGCACGTAACCGGAATCGTAGGGGATCTTCAGGTAGCCATAAAGTCTCACGGAGAGCCTCCCATTCCTGAAGGCATCCTCATCTATGTCCAGGACCTCGGCCTCCACGACCTCGCTCACCTCACCCCTGAGGAACCTGAGGGCTAGCTCGCCACCGGCCCTGGGGCTGGCTGAGAAGACTGAGGAGTAAACCTTTACCCCTGCCGGGATCCCCAGGCAGACGAGCCTCGTGCCTATGGCTCTG
Coding sequences within it:
- a CDS encoding ATP-NAD kinase, with the protein product RAIELGAKPWAEDRAVECLRPLSQLRDSLEIYTYPRCMGENSCRRAGLEPVVLGSIGEETSAEDTVRAARDMERIGVDLLLFIGGDGTARDICRAIGTRLVCLGIPAGVKVYSSVFSASPRAGGELALRFLRGEVSEVVEAEVLDIDEDAFRNGRLSVRLYGYLKIPYDSGYVPGGKIPSSHSESHDREAIAAELLETMEGDVIYLVGPGSTTKEVMRALGLDFSPLGVDAILNGRLIGKDLNERQILELISGRRAKIVVTPIGGQGYVFGRGNQQISPEVIRRVGRENIVIVATRGKLESLHGRPMLLDTGDESLDRELAGYYKVISGYREYTIYKVIPALPQESSG